The following proteins are encoded in a genomic region of Amblyraja radiata isolate CabotCenter1 chromosome 19, sAmbRad1.1.pri, whole genome shotgun sequence:
- the washc3 gene encoding WASH complex subunit 3 — MDADGLPLVGSGIDLTRVPAIQQKRTVAFLNQFIAHTVQFLNRFSTVCEEKLATLSLRIQQIETTLNILEAKLSSIPGLEDVTLEPSIQSHNVSNGPNSNQNHPSPTQDQQNVESSIQIKADSPTENAITVAKDPRYARYLKMVQVGVPVMAIRNKMISEGLNPQLLETPNALVPDGVKEDDGDSSGSESSFSD; from the exons ATGGACGCGGACGGGCTGCCGCTGGTCGGCTCCGGCATCGACCTGAcccgg GTCCCAGCCATTCAGCAGAAGAGGACAGTAGCGTTCCTTAATCAATTTATTGCACACACTGTTCAGTTTTTGAATCGTTTCTCAACAGTTTGCGAAGAG AAACTGGCAACACTTTCCCTTCGGATTCAGCAGATTGAAACAACGCTGAATATTTTGGAGGCAAAG CTTTCATCAATACCTGGCCTGGAAGACGTTACACTAGAGCCATCAATCCAGAGTCACAATGTTTCAAATGGCCCTAATTCCAACCAGAACCATCCGTCTCCAACACAG GACCAACAAAATGTTGAATCGTCAATTCAAATCAAAGCAGATTCACCAACAGAAAATGCTATTACTGTAGCCAAAGACCCTCGATATGCAAGATACCTGAAGATGGTGCAAGTG GGGGTTCCTGTAATGGCCATTAGGAACAAGATGATTTCTGAAGGACTCAACCCTCAACTATTGGA GACCCCAAATGCCCTGGTCCCAGACGGGGTTAAGGAGGATGATGGGGACAGTTCTGGCAGTGAATCGTCATTCAGTGACTGA